Proteins from a genomic interval of Sporolactobacillus sp. Y61:
- a CDS encoding glycosyltransferase family 8 protein, which produces MNILVALNANYLYPLKVMLKSLFMNNRGCTITVYMMYSKLNENEIKDIQEFVSGEGHRLVPVFIHPGLFDDALVYRHFSSEMYYRLIAFRYLPESVDRILYLDPDIINLNPVFDLYRKPFGNAFFMACEHAYSARMAGPFNKMRLKTPKAKGYFNTGVLMMNIKALRKSNSLKKIMQFTGKHKHLLLPDQDIFNALYWDKIISIPGMYYNYDARYYNLTRIFPTNKDQANPKWIKAHTVFIHYCGGQKPWQPGYKGNLGFFFNFYARRYAEDEAERRERRTPVHETEGH; this is translated from the coding sequence TTGAATATACTTGTCGCACTAAACGCGAATTATCTGTATCCGTTGAAGGTGATGCTGAAGTCACTGTTTATGAATAATCGCGGCTGTACCATCACGGTATACATGATGTATTCCAAATTGAATGAAAATGAAATTAAAGATATACAGGAATTTGTATCCGGTGAAGGCCACCGGCTGGTGCCCGTTTTTATTCATCCCGGACTATTTGATGATGCGTTGGTTTACAGGCACTTTTCATCAGAAATGTATTACAGGCTGATTGCTTTTCGTTATCTTCCCGAATCAGTGGATCGAATTCTTTATCTGGATCCGGATATCATTAACCTGAATCCTGTATTTGATCTGTACAGGAAACCTTTCGGGAACGCATTTTTTATGGCCTGTGAACATGCCTATTCTGCCAGAATGGCCGGTCCGTTCAATAAAATGCGCCTGAAAACACCAAAGGCAAAAGGGTATTTTAACACCGGTGTCCTGATGATGAATATCAAAGCACTGAGAAAAAGCAATTCATTAAAGAAAATTATGCAGTTTACGGGGAAACACAAGCATCTGCTTCTGCCGGATCAGGATATTTTTAATGCCCTTTACTGGGACAAAATCATTTCGATTCCCGGTATGTACTATAATTACGATGCCCGCTATTATAATCTGACTCGAATTTTTCCGACGAACAAAGATCAGGCTAATCCCAAATGGATTAAAGCACATACTGTTTTTATCCATTATTGTGGCGGGCAGAAGCCCTGGCAGCCCGGGTATAAAGGGAACCTCGGTTTCTTTTTCAACTTTTATGCACGAAGATATGCTGAAGATGAAGCGGAACGCAGGGAAAGACGGACACCTGTGCATGAAACTGAGGGTCATTGA
- a CDS encoding acetate kinase yields MALILAINAGSSSLKFQLLDMPAEKLVTKGAVERIGLSDSIFTISVKGEKKKEVTSIPDHEEAVRKLLEKLTSLHIIQSLKEIEGVGHRVVHGGEDFDDSALVTDEVIKKIENLSDLAPLHNPANLVGIRAFREVLPDVPEVVVFDTAFHQSMGSEAFLYSVPYQYYTDYGVRKYGFHGTSHKYVTMRAADILNRPLKDLRLISCHLGNGASITAVRDGKSIDTSMGFTPLAGVTMGTRSGDLDPALIPYIMDKTGMNATEVINVLNKKSGLLGISGFSNDLRDLEKEARRGNKRAKLAIDVFVERIQKYIGSYAAKMAGVDAIIFTAGIGEHSSLVRERVLDGLQFMGVFVDPERNKINGKETFISAEHSPVKVLVIPTNEEVMIARDTVRLSKLWQKI; encoded by the coding sequence ATGGCATTAATACTTGCTATTAATGCAGGCAGTTCATCACTGAAATTCCAGCTTCTCGATATGCCTGCTGAAAAACTGGTGACCAAAGGCGCGGTAGAACGTATTGGACTTTCTGATTCTATTTTCACCATCAGTGTAAAAGGAGAGAAAAAGAAGGAAGTCACATCAATACCCGATCATGAAGAGGCGGTAAGGAAACTGCTGGAAAAGCTGACATCCCTTCATATTATTCAGTCACTGAAGGAGATTGAAGGGGTCGGTCATCGTGTTGTTCATGGTGGTGAAGACTTTGACGATTCCGCTCTGGTAACTGACGAAGTGATTAAAAAAATTGAGAATCTTTCAGATCTTGCTCCGTTACATAACCCCGCGAACCTTGTCGGCATCCGGGCATTCCGTGAAGTGCTGCCTGATGTTCCGGAGGTTGTTGTATTCGATACCGCTTTTCATCAGAGTATGGGAAGTGAAGCGTTTCTTTATAGTGTGCCTTATCAATACTACACGGATTACGGTGTCCGGAAATATGGTTTTCATGGAACAAGTCATAAATATGTCACCATGAGGGCTGCAGATATACTGAATCGGCCGCTGAAGGATTTGCGGCTGATCTCATGCCATTTAGGAAACGGTGCCAGTATTACAGCAGTCAGAGATGGAAAATCTATTGATACGTCCATGGGTTTTACTCCTCTTGCCGGGGTGACGATGGGAACACGTTCCGGAGATCTTGATCCGGCACTCATTCCCTACATTATGGACAAAACCGGGATGAATGCGACTGAAGTAATCAATGTACTGAATAAAAAAAGCGGGTTACTGGGTATTTCCGGCTTCTCAAATGATTTGCGGGACCTTGAAAAGGAAGCCAGAAGAGGGAATAAGAGAGCGAAGCTGGCTATTGATGTGTTTGTTGAGCGGATTCAGAAATATATCGGGTCGTATGCTGCGAAGATGGCTGGTGTTGATGCCATTATCTTTACCGCAGGGATTGGTGAGCACAGTTCGCTGGTCCGGGAACGTGTTCTTGATGGACTGCAGTTTATGGGCGTGTTTGTGGATCCTGAAAGAAATAAGATCAACGGTAAGGAGACTTTTATCAGTGCAGAGCATTCGCCTGTAAAAGTACTGGTTATTCCAACGAATGAAGAGGTCATGATTGCCAGGGATACGGTTCGGCTCTCAAAACTGTGGCAGAAGATCTGA
- a CDS encoding class I SAM-dependent methyltransferase: METTIVTDLFSVLDQAALIIMKKHKISYLEGLCAAGEDIFKDRVTDHDLKEKLEPLYAAFFHKGMTAEDVRRAFQLAVLKGMKKDSAAGDDMTPDALVILMGHIASQLMGKYSSFSVLDPAAGTANLLTGIMNQSSQGHILACGADTNDLMIRLAWTNANLQQNEIHLLHQDGLKPILTEPADLVVCDVPVGFYPDQENAKQFELNGTDGKAYTHFLFIEQGLKQLKAGGYLLYLIPNRLFSDDHDHHFHRFMQKHAIVLALLQLPLTLFRKPEAAKSIMLLRKKGGSAAVPGKRFWQNCLIFLMKTPCEKFCSGLINGLPISLFSRFGGEGYGINTCY, translated from the coding sequence TTGGAAACGACAATAGTGACCGATTTATTTTCGGTACTTGATCAGGCTGCACTTATAATTATGAAAAAGCACAAAATATCCTATTTAGAGGGTCTGTGTGCTGCAGGCGAGGATATTTTCAAAGACAGGGTGACCGACCATGACCTTAAAGAGAAGCTGGAACCGCTGTATGCGGCCTTTTTTCATAAGGGAATGACAGCTGAAGATGTACGGCGTGCTTTCCAGCTTGCTGTACTTAAGGGTATGAAAAAGGACTCGGCGGCCGGTGATGACATGACACCTGATGCGCTGGTTATCTTAATGGGGCATATTGCCAGTCAGCTGATGGGAAAGTATTCGTCATTTTCAGTTCTTGATCCTGCTGCAGGAACAGCCAATCTCCTTACAGGCATCATGAATCAGTCCAGTCAGGGTCATATCCTTGCCTGTGGAGCAGACACGAACGATCTGATGATCCGGCTTGCCTGGACGAATGCCAATTTGCAGCAGAATGAGATTCATCTCTTACATCAGGATGGTCTCAAACCGATCCTGACTGAACCGGCAGACCTTGTCGTATGTGATGTTCCGGTGGGTTTCTATCCAGATCAGGAAAACGCCAAACAATTCGAGTTAAACGGAACGGATGGAAAAGCGTATACCCATTTTCTTTTCATTGAACAGGGGTTAAAACAGCTGAAGGCAGGCGGATATCTGCTCTATCTGATTCCTAATCGACTCTTTTCAGATGACCATGACCATCATTTTCACCGTTTTATGCAGAAGCATGCCATCGTGCTGGCTCTGCTTCAGCTGCCTCTGACCCTTTTCAGGAAACCGGAGGCCGCAAAGAGTATCATGCTTCTGCGAAAAAAGGGTGGAAGTGCGGCAGTGCCGGGGAAACGCTTCTGGCAGAACTGCCTGATTTTCTTAATGAAAACGCCATGCGAAAAGTTTTGCAGCGGATTGATCAATGGTTTACCGATCAGTCTGTTTAGTAGATTTGGGGGTGAAGGATATGGCATTAATACTTGCTATTAA
- the ytfJ gene encoding GerW family sporulation protein, with translation MADHPIQGLMKTALESIQSMIDVRTIIGDPIETEDGHLIITISKVGFGFVAGGSEFSTKNENPDEQQGEEEEAYLPFGGGTGGGVSITPIAFLIIGPHGVKTIHLDHQTHLYERLIDLVPRTVEKIKEIMDETAVGQGVRPKKKKKPDEWSKDTEWE, from the coding sequence GTGGCAGATCATCCAATTCAAGGGCTAATGAAAACAGCGCTGGAAAGTATCCAGTCAATGATTGATGTCCGCACGATTATCGGGGATCCGATCGAGACAGAAGACGGCCATTTGATCATTACGATTTCAAAAGTGGGGTTCGGTTTTGTTGCCGGCGGCAGTGAATTTAGTACAAAAAACGAAAATCCTGATGAACAGCAGGGTGAGGAAGAGGAAGCCTATCTGCCGTTCGGAGGCGGAACGGGCGGGGGTGTGTCCATCACTCCGATTGCTTTTCTTATTATCGGACCTCATGGTGTGAAAACCATCCATCTGGATCATCAGACACACCTCTATGAAAGGTTGATCGATTTAGTTCCGAGAACGGTAGAAAAAATCAAGGAAATCATGGATGAAACCGCAGTGGGGCAGGGTGTCCGTCCGAAAAAGAAAAAAAAGCCGGACGAATGGTCGAAGGATACGGAATGGGAATAA
- a CDS encoding PadR family transcriptional regulator: MLKNLTEMLKGVLEGCVLELISRKETYGYEITRRLNALGFTDVVEGTVYTILVRLERNKLVKVAKKPSSMGPPRKFFALNDAGREELRKFWERWAFLSSKMNELKERKE; encoded by the coding sequence ATGCTGAAAAACCTGACAGAAATGCTCAAGGGCGTACTTGAGGGCTGTGTCCTTGAATTGATAAGCCGCAAAGAAACCTACGGCTACGAAATCACGCGGCGTCTGAACGCCCTCGGATTTACAGATGTTGTGGAGGGAACAGTGTATACCATCCTGGTCCGGCTTGAAAGAAACAAACTGGTAAAAGTCGCCAAAAAGCCCTCCAGCATGGGGCCGCCGCGAAAGTTTTTTGCTCTCAACGACGCGGGACGCGAGGAACTGCGAAAGTTCTGGGAAAGATGGGCTTTCCTGTCATCAAAAATGAACGAGTTAAAGGAGAGAAAAGAATGA
- a CDS encoding DUF1048 domain-containing protein, whose protein sequence is MNFWEKITGSDMTKELKTFESRAKKLPADYQVAWEKIKFNLWPHSDFTGRNLMPILDDVLGLLEETAADGQRVQDVLGDDIKGFCSALAGEEGAKSFRDKWRRQLNNNIAKKLGKSGK, encoded by the coding sequence ATGAATTTCTGGGAAAAAATCACGGGCAGTGACATGACTAAAGAATTGAAAACTTTTGAATCACGAGCTAAAAAGCTGCCGGCCGATTATCAGGTGGCATGGGAAAAAATCAAATTCAATCTTTGGCCGCACTCAGATTTTACCGGACGCAACCTCATGCCCATTCTTGACGATGTACTTGGCCTGCTCGAAGAAACAGCAGCGGACGGTCAGCGTGTCCAGGACGTTTTAGGTGACGATATCAAGGGCTTCTGTTCAGCACTTGCCGGCGAAGAAGGGGCAAAGTCTTTTCGCGACAAGTGGCGCAGGCAACTCAATAATAATATTGCAAAAAAATTAGGCAAATCAGGTAAATAG
- a CDS encoding DUF1048 domain-containing protein translates to MSLRDIIKSKKEWRAHMARVKGLPQDYQIVYKEIQKYFFKVGPVELTSGIGLLSGIVDLFEEGAASGKGVLEVTGSDVAAFCDDLIKDSKTYADVYQEAVNRKVNKAMKKVSDKKRGDQDGKSN, encoded by the coding sequence ATGAGCTTACGAGATATCATCAAGAGCAAAAAAGAGTGGCGGGCGCACATGGCTCGTGTCAAAGGCCTCCCGCAAGATTATCAGATTGTTTATAAAGAGATTCAAAAATACTTCTTTAAAGTCGGCCCAGTTGAGCTAACAAGCGGGATCGGTTTACTCTCAGGTATTGTCGACCTTTTTGAAGAGGGCGCGGCCTCGGGAAAAGGAGTGCTCGAAGTGACGGGCAGTGATGTAGCGGCTTTCTGCGACGATCTCATCAAAGATTCAAAAACTTACGCCGACGTCTATCAAGAAGCTGTTAACCGGAAAGTGAACAAGGCCATGAAAAAGGTTTCGGATAAAAAAAGAGGCGATCAAGATGGAAAAAGCAATTGA
- a CDS encoding ATP-binding cassette domain-containing protein, with translation MEKAIEVKDLQKSFKSAAVLKGINFEVKRGEIFALLGSNGAGKTTVVRILTTLLKPDGGTVSVNGYDVTAKPDPVRQSISLTGQFAAVDEILTGRENLIMIARLRHLKNPRQLADDSLNHFGLADAADRRVATYSGGMRRKLDIAMSLIGKPPLIFLDEPTTGLDPEARLGVWKAVKALSGGGTTVFLTTQYLEEAEKLADRIAILHEGKIIVCGTLAELKNLFPPAKKEYVEKQPTLEEIFLALVARKEEKR, from the coding sequence ATGGAAAAAGCAATTGAAGTAAAAGATCTGCAAAAGTCTTTCAAGAGCGCGGCAGTCCTGAAAGGCATCAATTTTGAAGTGAAGCGAGGTGAGATTTTCGCCCTGCTCGGTTCTAATGGCGCGGGCAAGACAACGGTCGTCAGAATCCTCACCACGCTGCTGAAGCCAGACGGCGGGACTGTGAGCGTCAACGGCTACGATGTGACAGCAAAGCCTGACCCTGTACGGCAGTCGATCAGTCTGACCGGGCAGTTTGCTGCCGTAGATGAGATTTTGACCGGGCGGGAAAACCTCATCATGATTGCCAGACTGCGACACCTTAAAAATCCGCGTCAATTAGCGGACGATTCTCTGAACCATTTCGGTCTGGCCGACGCCGCCGACCGCAGGGTTGCAACCTATTCGGGCGGTATGCGCCGCAAACTGGACATCGCCATGAGTCTGATTGGAAAACCGCCGCTTATTTTTCTGGACGAGCCAACCACCGGGCTTGATCCCGAGGCGCGCCTCGGGGTCTGGAAGGCGGTCAAAGCACTTTCCGGGGGCGGTACGACAGTGTTCCTGACCACGCAGTATCTGGAGGAAGCCGAGAAACTTGCCGACCGAATCGCCATTCTCCATGAAGGAAAGATCATCGTATGCGGTACACTCGCGGAACTGAAAAACCTGTTCCCGCCTGCAAAGAAAGAGTATGTAGAAAAACAGCCGACACTGGAAGAAATTTTTCTCGCGCTCGTCGCGAGAAAGGAGGAAAAACGATAA
- a CDS encoding ABC transporter permease translates to MKRYFFSDLIVMFGRSMRHITRSMDTIMTVCITPIAMMLLFVYVLGGAIQVSTDNYVNYLLPGVLLMAIASGIAYTAFRLFMDMQSGIFERFHSMPIARSSVLWGHVLTSMVSNAISVVIIILVALIMGFRSSAGIASWLAVAGILALVTLALTWIAVIPGLTAKSADGASAFAYPLIFLPFISSAFVPTSSMPGPVRAFAEHQPVTSIVDAIRSLLARQPVGNDIWIALAWCLGILIVAYLFAMLAYKHKTA, encoded by the coding sequence ATGAAGAGATACTTTTTCAGCGACCTGATCGTGATGTTTGGGCGCTCAATGCGCCATATTACCCGCAGCATGGACACGATCATGACGGTCTGCATCACTCCGATTGCGATGATGCTGCTGTTCGTCTACGTATTGGGCGGCGCGATTCAAGTCAGTACGGACAATTATGTCAATTATCTGCTGCCCGGCGTCCTGCTGATGGCGATTGCGAGCGGCATCGCCTATACCGCTTTCCGCCTGTTCATGGATATGCAGAGCGGTATCTTTGAACGGTTCCACTCGATGCCGATTGCGCGTTCCTCCGTGCTGTGGGGGCATGTGCTGACCTCAATGGTTTCCAACGCCATTTCGGTCGTCATCATCATTCTTGTAGCGCTGATTATGGGCTTTCGTTCATCAGCAGGGATAGCTTCATGGCTTGCCGTGGCCGGTATCCTCGCGCTGGTGACACTGGCTCTGACCTGGATCGCGGTGATTCCCGGATTGACGGCAAAATCGGCAGACGGCGCAAGTGCTTTCGCCTATCCGCTTATTTTTTTGCCGTTTATCAGTTCAGCCTTTGTTCCTACTTCATCCATGCCCGGACCGGTCCGCGCCTTCGCCGAACACCAGCCGGTGACCTCCATTGTCGATGCGATACGTTCTCTGCTCGCGCGGCAGCCTGTTGGTAACGATATCTGGATTGCGCTCGCATGGTGTCTTGGAATCCTTATCGTTGCCTATCTTTTCGCAATGCTCGCCTATAAACATAAAACAGCTTAA
- the hisIE gene encoding bifunctional phosphoribosyl-AMP cyclohydrolase/phosphoribosyl-ATP diphosphatase HisIE, translating to MKAEDVTFNENGLIPAIVQDAQSKEILMLAYMNKESLEKSLETGETWFFSRSRQKLWHKGETSGNTQKIIDWGRDCDSDTLLVKVIPSGPACHTGSYSCFKMEESDKKEATESGNDRYGILAELEHVIAEREAERPEGTYTTYLFHEGIDKILKKIGEETSEVIIAAKNRSAAELEWEVSDVIYHTLVMLREQGVGFDRVLHVLEKRHREKSEFQREKAKKLD from the coding sequence ATGAAAGCAGAAGATGTGACATTTAATGAAAATGGCCTGATACCGGCTATTGTGCAGGATGCCCAGAGTAAAGAGATTCTGATGCTTGCTTATATGAATAAAGAATCACTGGAAAAATCGTTGGAAACAGGAGAAACCTGGTTCTTCAGCCGGTCAAGACAGAAACTTTGGCACAAAGGGGAGACCTCGGGAAATACACAGAAAATCATCGACTGGGGACGCGACTGTGACTCGGATACACTGCTTGTCAAGGTCATTCCGTCGGGTCCTGCCTGTCATACTGGCAGTTACAGCTGCTTCAAAATGGAAGAAAGCGACAAAAAAGAGGCGACAGAGAGTGGAAATGATCGCTATGGCATACTCGCGGAACTGGAACATGTCATCGCCGAACGGGAAGCGGAACGGCCGGAAGGTACATATACAACCTATTTGTTTCATGAAGGCATTGATAAAATACTGAAAAAAATCGGAGAAGAAACGTCTGAAGTCATCATTGCGGCAAAAAATCGCTCGGCTGCTGAACTGGAATGGGAAGTTTCAGATGTGATCTATCACACATTGGTGATGCTTCGTGAACAAGGTGTCGGTTTTGACCGTGTCCTCCACGTATTAGAGAAGCGTCACCGCGAAAAAAGTGAATTTCAGCGTGAAAAAGCAAAAAAACTCGATTGA
- the hisF gene encoding imidazole glycerol phosphate synthase subunit HisF, which translates to MLAKRIIPCLDVKDGRVVKGTQFIHLRDAGDPVELAMYYNREGADELVFLDITASNEKRHTMIDVVKAVAARLAIPFTVGGGIHSLENIKELLRAGADKVSLNSAAVARPELITAGADFFGCQCIVCAIDARWDPELDMYRVYTHGGTRKTDLDAIEWAKTAVSLGAGEILLTSMDCDGRKNGFELNLTRNISDAVDVPVIASGGAGKTADFYDVFAKGRADAALAASIFHYKETSINKVKTFLKDKGVVIR; encoded by the coding sequence ATGCTGGCAAAACGGATTATCCCCTGTCTTGATGTCAAGGACGGGCGCGTTGTCAAAGGGACACAGTTTATTCACCTCCGTGACGCAGGTGATCCCGTTGAACTGGCGATGTATTACAACCGCGAAGGAGCAGATGAACTGGTTTTCCTGGACATAACGGCATCGAATGAAAAGCGCCACACGATGATTGATGTAGTCAAAGCTGTTGCAGCCCGGCTCGCCATTCCGTTTACTGTTGGCGGCGGGATCCATTCACTGGAAAATATAAAGGAACTGCTGCGGGCCGGGGCGGATAAAGTGTCGCTGAACAGTGCGGCGGTGGCACGCCCTGAACTGATTACAGCAGGTGCTGATTTTTTCGGGTGCCAATGCATTGTCTGTGCGATTGATGCCAGATGGGATCCTGAATTAGACATGTATCGGGTCTATACACATGGCGGAACACGAAAGACAGATCTTGATGCCATCGAATGGGCAAAAACGGCTGTTTCGCTTGGAGCAGGTGAGATCCTGTTGACCAGTATGGACTGTGACGGCAGAAAAAACGGCTTTGAACTGAACCTGACTCGTAATATCAGCGATGCGGTGGATGTACCGGTTATTGCTTCAGGAGGAGCAGGGAAAACGGCTGACTTTTATGATGTTTTTGCGAAGGGCAGGGCGGATGCAGCACTGGCCGCTTCCATTTTTCACTATAAAGAAACGTCAATTAACAAGGTAAAGACGTTTTTAAAAGATAAAGGGGTTGTCATACGATGA
- the hisA gene encoding 1-(5-phosphoribosyl)-5-[(5-phosphoribosylamino)methylideneamino]imidazole-4-carboxamide isomerase has product MFTVYPAIDLLGGKCVRLFQGDYKQSTVFDDSPVSVARSFYNQGAKWLHVVDLDGAKAGHPVNREVIAQIAAQVPVHIETGGGIRSMACVSWYLEHGIRRVILGSSAISDPAFTRQALKQYPGKVAVGLDVRQGKIAVNGWLQVSDIRAADLAKKLIEYGAIHFIYTDISRDGAMQGANIEGAARLAEEIGRPVVLSGGVSSLDEIKEILKKRNGEISGAIIGKALYTKQISIPDVVRLVTADAGKTDYPLS; this is encoded by the coding sequence ATGTTTACGGTTTATCCTGCTATTGACCTGCTGGGCGGGAAATGTGTCCGTCTCTTTCAGGGGGATTATAAGCAGTCTACTGTTTTTGATGATTCACCTGTATCCGTTGCGCGTTCCTTTTATAACCAGGGGGCGAAGTGGCTGCATGTTGTGGACCTGGACGGTGCCAAAGCGGGTCATCCGGTCAATCGGGAAGTGATCGCTCAGATTGCAGCACAGGTACCGGTTCATATTGAGACAGGCGGCGGGATCCGTTCTATGGCGTGTGTTTCCTGGTACCTGGAACATGGAATCCGCCGTGTGATTCTTGGCAGCTCCGCGATTTCAGATCCTGCTTTCACCAGACAGGCATTAAAACAGTACCCCGGAAAGGTGGCTGTCGGACTCGATGTCAGACAGGGGAAAATAGCGGTTAACGGGTGGCTCCAGGTTTCCGATATACGTGCGGCGGACCTGGCAAAAAAGCTGATCGAATACGGGGCCATTCATTTCATTTATACCGATATTTCCCGGGACGGTGCGATGCAGGGCGCAAACATAGAAGGGGCTGCACGGCTGGCAGAAGAAATCGGGCGTCCGGTTGTTCTGTCCGGAGGGGTGTCATCTCTTGATGAAATCAAAGAAATTCTGAAAAAACGGAACGGAGAAATCAGCGGAGCAATCATCGGCAAAGCGCTTTATACGAAACAGATTTCTATTCCGGACGTGGTAAGGTTGGTGACAGCAGATGCTGGCAAAACGGATTATCCCCTGTCTTGA
- the hisH gene encoding imidazole glycerol phosphate synthase subunit HisH codes for MIGIVDYGMGNLYSLGQALKRIGTPFFISDNEQKLEEADGLILPGVGAFKDAMALLNRKRLTPFLQDVAQRKPLLGICLGMQLLFEESEEGGTHKGLGLLPGRVVRFSGMDEGLRYKVPHMGWNTLSFKQPESPLLHGLSEDYAYFVHSYYAVTDAPVLIAVTSYHVDVPAIVGHGFVSGTQFHPEKSGAFGQTLLKNYLQFVQHSVSAQKRLSREGI; via the coding sequence ATGATCGGTATAGTTGATTATGGAATGGGTAATTTGTACAGTCTCGGCCAGGCACTGAAACGGATTGGCACACCTTTTTTCATCAGTGACAATGAGCAAAAGCTGGAAGAAGCAGACGGCCTGATCCTGCCGGGCGTCGGTGCATTCAAAGATGCCATGGCGCTGCTGAATCGAAAGAGGCTGACGCCTTTCTTACAGGATGTGGCACAGAGGAAACCGCTTCTTGGCATCTGTCTCGGCATGCAGCTTCTCTTCGAAGAGAGCGAAGAAGGCGGAACCCACAAAGGACTCGGACTGCTCCCGGGACGAGTGGTGCGCTTCAGCGGAATGGACGAGGGTCTCCGTTATAAAGTGCCGCATATGGGGTGGAACACACTCAGCTTTAAGCAGCCGGAATCGCCGCTTCTTCACGGTCTGAGTGAGGATTACGCCTATTTTGTACACTCGTATTATGCGGTGACTGATGCGCCCGTCCTGATTGCCGTAACGTCCTATCATGTGGATGTTCCTGCCATCGTTGGACACGGATTCGTTTCCGGCACCCAGTTCCATCCGGAAAAAAGCGGGGCATTCGGTCAGACTTTGTTGAAAAATTATCTTCAGTTTGTTCAGCATTCAGTCTCTGCTCAGAAACGTCTCAGCCGGGAGGGAATCTGA
- the hisB gene encoding imidazoleglycerol-phosphate dehydratase HisB: MTERTGFIERNTFETQIKLRFSLDGDGASQLVTGVPFLTHMLTLFTKHGLFNLKIDATGDTDVDDHHTTEDIAICLGRAIHQAAGDKKGINRYGYAIVPMDESLSEVVIDLSDRPYFVFHGSIPAQKVGTFDTELVTEFLDKLATEARMNLHVTVRYGENSHHIIESVFKALGRALDAATRQNPRIQGVLSTKGTLG, translated from the coding sequence ATGACTGAACGAACCGGTTTCATTGAAAGAAATACATTTGAAACGCAGATCAAACTTCGCTTTTCCCTTGATGGAGATGGCGCCTCGCAGCTGGTGACCGGTGTGCCGTTTCTGACACATATGCTCACACTTTTTACAAAACATGGACTTTTTAACCTGAAGATAGATGCCACTGGCGACACGGATGTCGACGATCATCATACAACCGAGGATATAGCCATCTGCCTTGGGAGAGCGATTCATCAGGCTGCCGGTGACAAAAAAGGGATAAATCGTTACGGGTATGCAATTGTACCGATGGATGAGTCACTCTCTGAAGTGGTCATTGATCTGAGTGACCGGCCTTATTTTGTCTTTCACGGGTCCATTCCTGCTCAGAAGGTCGGTACTTTTGATACAGAACTGGTGACTGAATTTCTGGATAAGCTTGCCACCGAAGCGCGGATGAACCTTCACGTCACCGTTCGATATGGCGAAAATTCTCATCATATTATTGAATCTGTTTTCAAGGCACTGGGACGCGCCCTTGACGCGGCTACCCGACAAAATCCGAGGATTCAAGGGGTCCTGTCAACGAAAGGAACGTTGGGATGA